The uncultured Methanolobus sp. sequence GTTTTGTGATATGTCTTCTTCCCGGGCTCATTGCAACTGCAATCACATCAGGTCTTCCTGTCTCAGAAAGAGTACCTCGCTGTGCAAGTCCTCCTCCACGGCCAAGACCCATTCCGTGCCTGCAATCTACAACCTGTGTTTCCCGGTCAAACATGTTATCACTTATTCCATGTCATCATGTCTTAGTATGCACACTGGCTGATTCTTCAGTTTTCCTTTTGGATCTGTCATTCCAGTCATTATAGGATCAGCGCCAGGTCCGCGTTTTGCGTAATCACTGACAGTCTGTCTTCTTGGAATGAAATTTCCTTCCCTGAACTCGAAAGGAACTGAAAGAACAGTTTCGCAAACTTCCCTGACCTGCTCTTTTACATCTGCGTCCACAACTTCCATACGGATGCTGCCAACGTATACGGCAAGTTCCATTGCCTGGCCTGCGACTTCAATAACAGCGTTCCCTGGATGATTCACAGGCATTCCTGTGGCAGGTCCGTAAGGGACGGTCTGGGGAAGTCTGGGGCCATGAACGAACAGCCTTATGATTCCTTCAAGATTAGTGATCTCGGTCAATAGGTTCTGGGCTGTTTCGGGTTTGAGCAGTCTTGAAGGGAATATTTCAAGCTGCACATAGTTTGCGTCTGAAAAAGTATCGGACATTTTTGTTACCTTTGTGATTATCTGTGATATTTAAGGAGGGGGTCTGTGTCTTAGAGTGCACCTGCCACTGCCTTGATTGGCTCCTTGAATTCTGGGATTGACCCGAATACATTTCCGACAAGTGACGATGTCTTCTCGATTGAGAACATCTGTGTGCCTGCGTCAAGTGAGACTGCTGCACATACACAAGGAATTGCGAAACCTCTGGAGTGCCTGGTTACAACGTGGTTACCGTTGAAGATACCTGGTCCGCCACCACCATAGATGGAGTGACTGAAGAATGAGAATCCTACTGCAGTACCCTGTGCTCTACCCATGTCACAGCCCGGAAGACCTGTTTCCTTCTCAAGCATGTCGTTGTAGTAGAGGATAGTTGAGGATACGTTCTGAGCTGCTCTGCCTGCTGCACAGTTTACCATTGTTGCTGCGAGCTGACCGACTGCTGCACATGCATTCCACATGGAAACATCGTTTGCTTTGTAGAAGTTGTAGCCGGATGGAGCTGTCTTGTCAACTGAAATGACACCTGCTTCAAGAGCCCTGTCAACGGTTGACTGGATCACAGTACCGATTGTACCGTCCTTACCGTTCTCTTTTACGATGTCGTAAACGAAGTTGTTTGCGTTAAGACCCTGGTATGCAAGACCGAGTAACTGGTGTCTTTCGAATGGTCCTACAGCGTTACCCATCTCATACATACCTACCTGCTCAAAGATTGATGACAGTGCTGCCGCATTCATTGCCTTCTTGCCGGTGATTGCTGCTACGTGGTTTGTTGTGATGTTTCTCAGAGAGTAACCAAGACCTTCGTTGTTCTGTGGAATACTGAGAATTGATGCGATGTTTGCACCCTTCATGTCCATTGTCTGTGGGTAGCTTCCCCATACAGCGGACTTTACGATTGGTGCATCGAACATGTCAGTGTTGAACATGTCAATGATTGTCTGGACGACTGCTGCACCTGTTACGGTACTTGCAGATACGAAGTCAGCACCGACCATTGTCCTTACGCTTGGGATCTGGACAAGGAGCTGCTTTCCGCCACCAAGTTCTGTTACTTTGGTGTCATCATCATCACTTACTTTGATGAGCTTCTCTACTGCATCAAGGATAGCACCGGAGTTGCCTACAATATCGTATTCAAGCTCTCTGCCAAGGATCTGCTTTTTAGTTCCACCCATGGCACCGGTTTTCAGTGATTTCTCGATACCTGCGAGGTTTACAGCAACTGTCCTCTTAGTATCTTTAATGATATTTTGAATCGCTGCGTTTCTTGTTGGCGCAATATCCATAAGATCAACGCCGCTTTCCAACAGTTTACCTCTGTCGTCGTGAATGTCTATTTTATCAGACACGTATATTTTCCTCCTATGTTTCTATTCAGAAATCACCCATATTGGAAATGTACAGATGAATAAAAGTCAATTACTTTGTACCACATAGTAATTTTCTGTACGAATACTTTCCACTGGGAATTCTCGGATTTATTAAGCAACGATGACGTTTAAAACCTTTTGCATCGTTCTGCAACAATATCGCAATCATTAACCGCAAGCGAAATTCCTGCGCAAAATGAATTGACTATGTACCTAATTCCGGTTAACGTCGAGAACAGTTAAATAAGAGAATTTAGTTTTAAAATCTGCTATCTTTTTTTAATGGGTGTGAAAAGCTCCGTAGCATCCTGTATATGCATAATTATTAAAAGACCCACAAACCTTTAAGTATCTATATAATATGTATCTCGTTCTATGGAGATCACTGCTGACGTGGGAGGCAATCCCGGAATTGATTGCAAAGGCTTCTGCACATATTGTTATTTCAAAAAGGTTAAAGAGAATCCACCGTTTGGCTGTAAATATTGTTTCCCTTTCAAAAAGGGTTGTGATTACTGCACCAGAGGCGTCAGGGAATCCTATTCAGGTTTCAAACCCGGACAATATGTGTTTCAGGACCTCTACCAGCGTCTTATGACAGCAGGTGACAATATCGACAGGATCACCATAAGCGGGGGAGGCGATGTAAGCTGCTACCCGGACCTTATGGAACTGGTGGCTAACATTGCCCAGTTCGGCCTGCCGATACATCTGGGTTATACCAGTGGAAAAGGTTTCAGCAATGGCGATGAAGCGGAATTCTTCATAGAATATGGAGTCACAGAAGTATCGTTCACGGTCTTTGCAACAGACCCGGAACTCAGAAGACAATACATGCGTGACCCTGAACCGGAAGCTGCACTCAAAGTATTGCATCAGTTCTGCCAGCATTGTGATGTTTACGCAGCCATAGTTCTTATTCCAGGAGTTAATGACGGTGAAGTACTTGACAGAACCCTCAGTGATCTTGAAGAAATGGGAGCCAAAGGTGCAATACTCATGCGCTTTGCCAACAAAACCGAAGATGGTCTCATACTGAATAATGCTCCTGTTATGGAAGGAATCGAAACACACAGCATTGAAGAATTCGTGAATATCGTAAGGGACGCCGATTCGAAATATAATCTCCGCATAACCGGAACACCACTTGAGGACCCACTTATCGGTTCACCGTATGCTATCAGGAATGAACCGGAAGCGCTTGCAAAGCTTCCTGAGATTCGCAAGGATGCAACAATACTTACCAGTCGTGCTTCAAAGGACAGGCTTCAGGATATATTCACAAAACTTGGAAGTGCTGTTAATGTAGTTGCCGTGGACAAGGATATAGGCTGTCTTATTACCATAGAAGATATGGAAAAGCTGGACCTTACAGATGTAAAAGGGACTGTCATTATTCCGGGAAGGGCATTTGTACATGACTCTGAAACAACTTCAGTTCTGTCCCGGGACGGCGTATCCCGCTTTGTACGCAGAGGGCCTGAAATGCTTACTTATGATGGTGAAATGTCAATTGGTCTCAGTAAAGAGGAAGTTCTTGAATTTGAAATAAAAGGATTCACAGAACTGATCCATGAAATCAATGCAATTGGACTGGCCGTTGAAGAATAAACGAAATCAGATATTCAATTTAGTAATACAACATACGTCTGCTCACATGAATTCAAGCAGTCCGGTCTGTTTTGACTTGTCATTCTCAAAGAGCGATTGCATATCCAGACCCAGCAACTCTATTCTTTGTTTTGTATAACTGGAGACGTTGTACTCATAAGCTACCTTTTTTGAGACCTTAAGATACTTTTTCACAGCACCTTCATGGACTGTAAGTATAACTCTGCCTCCGCATTTTGGGCAGATTCCCGTAAGTGGGGGTCTGCGGAACTTTGCAGCGCATTTCAGGCATCTTGTACTCTGTCTTGAAAATGCCCTGAGATTACCGAACATATCCGGCAGGAAGTGGGAAATGAGTACTCTTTCAGCAACGTTTGAAGCATCAACAGCACGAATCTTATCTGCAAGTGCAAGCTGTGCATCCATTTTTTCCACCATGCTTCCCAGTGTCTTGTAAGCACTGTTGAGCGGACCTGCAGCGATATCGGTTGTATCATGAGTGTACATAAAATGCTCATACTGGTCAGGAGTCCCAAGTCTTGAACTAATAAGGTCAAATGCGGATTCCAGTTCCTTTGGATTTGTGTAATTTTGTGTAGCTTCGTAGAATTCAAGCGGATAGTGGTCGCACACATCTATATTATGTGCTTCCTTGTCAACTTCACTGGGGTCAAGACGCGTGGTAAGAACAAGGGGTGCATCCATCTTGCCTCCTCTTTTCTCAGGCAGGTAATCTCTTGAGAAATTGATGAGACCGTCCATCAGCAACATGACACAGTCCTCATCCCCATCACAGTTCCTTCTTTTTGCCGCATGGAAGAATGGGTGTGCATAACCTACTGATGCCTTTGTAAATCCAACAAGTCTTCCAAGCACGCCTGCAGATGTGTGCGGTGCAAGTCCCATTAGCATCACACCAACAAGGTCCTCAAGCTTTTCTGCCTTATAATATGGCTCCACACCATAGTATTTCTCGAGCAGGTCATCGATATATTTCGTGGTTCGGAGCAGGTATTGACCGCAATCATAGGAAACAACAAGGTCCTGTACTTTCAGGCATACAACCTGATCATCCCTCTCAAGTTTATTTCCATATATGTCCTCTGTATATCCGATCCTAATTAGCTTCTCAACCTTAATTCCAAGCTCATCAGCCCGGATATGTGTAAGCGGAATATCGGACATATCATACCTGACAGTTCCGTCCTTGAAAGTGTAAAGGTCATGTTTTGCGCGCAGTATTCCTTTTTCAAGAGGTTCTGGTGTCATTGTCCCTGACATCATTCTCTTGACGCCTTTAACCTCGATGTTCTCACGTTCACCAACTTTTGCAAACGCAGCCTGGTAAATCTCCTTGAAATTGATATTCTGCATTTTCACACAGGTGGTCTTTGAACCACATTTAGGACACTCTTCTTTCTGTACTGCAATTCCACATCTGGGGCAGAAAAGTTTGGGCACAGTGAATTCTCCGCAGTCACAGCGATAAAGGAAAGTATCTGTTCCACAGGCAGGACATATTCTGTTTCCTATTTCAACACGTATTTGCCCGACTTTACTATTCATGGATGACATGTAGCCGGCGGCAGCCTCCATTTTACGTGTATTTCCTGCTGAATCTCCGATAGGGAACAGTACATGAGGGGCAGGTGACATCTTTCTCTTATTGGATTTCTCCGGCCGTCCCATCCTGGCCCCGATTCGTATTGGTGCACGCTCTCTTACAATGAGGCCGCTGAGTTCATTGACTACAGGTACGGTTTCTGTAAGTTCTTCCGGCAACGCAGTCCATTTTTTCTTCAGGTCAGTGTCCAGTCCCAGACACCTGATGAATGGCAGGGGAGTTTCTATGATTATCTTTTCCTCATTCAGCCTGTGAAGAACAAGAAGATGTTCAAGGATTCTTTTAATGCCGGAATCTGTACTTAGTGTCAGAGGAAGCTCAAGCATTTTTGAGTCCTCTGAAATAACTCCGTTCTCTGATACAAATGACGCAAGGTTTTCGTATTCTTCTACTGAGATGTCATGCCAGAGGTGAGTGTGAGCAGGATGAAGTGGGACATTATATTTTTCACAAAGTTCCAGTGAAAGTTCTTGGGATAGATTTTTAAGTTCATCCCTGGAGTAAGGTGAATTCTCAACGGCTTTTTCAAATTCCTGTATCCACCATTCAAAACAATAAGATGAAGGTACAAGAGGATGATTGTTCTCAAGGAAATCCCCGTAATTAATCAGGATTTCTCCAATATCGATAATAGCTTCAACTTCCGGGTGAATTTCGATAGCTTCCTGTTCGTCATCAACCCGGATTAAATCTCCTGACTTCAGTCTCACAGTCGGCCCTTCCAGACTGTCAACCGGAGCCATTCCTGCGGCTTTCCCCGGTCTTTCAACCTTAAGTTGTGTACCTGAAACAATGAAGCTGTCCATAATGTACATGCTGGCGGGACTGATTCCTGCGGCAGCAAAGGATGTATTTCTTGACCTGCCGTAACGTAGCCTGAACCCCCCGGGTCTCATGGGGTGTGAGAATACCGGACGTCCTGCGATCAGGTCACGGAGGTATTTATCTTTGGGCTTGACTCCTACAAAACCGCCGTCATCATCGCCTGAAGTTTTAGTTCCGGCTATAAGTGTGTTGAGCCAGTCCCAGCCGTCCATCTCAAGTTTATTTACATGTTTCAGGACCTTGGGCGCTTTCAGGGCCAGACCTTCTGCAAGTACAAGACACATACCGCCGCGCACTCTGTTTGTTTCTATCCTGTCAAGGTTCCTGTAACCTTCAACTTCCTCGGCTTCTGTGGGTTCACCATCTATACAAATGGGACAGTTATCAACGATAAGTCTGATCTCGTCTTCTGACGGAGTATATTGAAGGGTTGCCACACGCCTGTAAAGGAGAATTTCTTCCACGTATCGCTCAACTTCTTCCTTTCGTGGTTTGTACCTGTCAATTCCCACCGCACGGCGAACATAATCTCCGACAAGCACAGACAGGGCCTGGGCTGTTCCACCTGCACTGCGTATTGGGCCGGAATAATATATCCTGATGTATTCGCTTCCATCATCGTTTTTTCCAAGGGTGACCTTGTCTATTCCTTCGATTGGTGCTGCTACCACACCTTCGGTAAGCATTGCAACGGAGACACGGATGGCAGCTTCGATTGCTTCTTCTTTTGAGTCGAATTCTCCCACTGCACCTTCAGCAACTGCTTTTCCGATTGCAAGGGCACCTTCTTCACGTGACATAGTCTCGTCGAATATGCGGATCTGCTCTGCAACTCCTTTTACACCGATGAGGTTTTCCACCCTGTCTGCGAGGTCTTTTGCAAGAGGGATTTCAACATGGGGTTTAGGATCCCTGCCTTTTGAGCGTGCAAGATTGGCGATTTCTATTTCTTTGTGGAGATTAGACTCAAGTCCTTCAAAATACTCCCGCATGGCTTCGCTTACTACTATCTCTCCCATTGGAAATCGTCCTCTGTGAAGGTGCAATTAAGCTTTTGTTCTTAATATTGTTTTCCTGCGACAAAGTCTCTTTATGACAAATCACAGACAACTATAACTATAATTGTATTCAATATATATTTGGTGCGATATATGGGCGATCTATATGGCTGGAATTAATAGAATTTTTTACGGTTTCTTCATCCGGTTTTACTATTCAGCTATCAGGCAACATTACAATTCATGATGTTTACATTAACCCATTATTCCGTTAATGAGAAAACAATAATAAACGGGAGGAAGCAGATGAAAAAAATAATAGTTCCTTTAATGCTACTGATATTGCTTATGCCGGTGGCAAGTGCGGATATAGTCAATGACCTCGATGTTAAAGTCAATGAGTACAATGAAAATGCAGATTACCTGCCTTCCTATCTGAAGAGCCTGCTTGGAGATGAAGTGATTAAACTTGTTATCGTTGATGATTCAGGTGAAGAGATCTACATAAAGGCAGTTACTGAAAATGCATATGTGACAACCTTTGAGGAAGTTACGGAAGATACCGAATTTGATGCTACTATGGTTATCGGGGCCAGCGAAGGCACTGTGAGAAGCGTGATGGATTCGGAAACACCACTTGAGACTTTTGTCGAAGCAAAAGATAACGGTGATATTGTTATTGAACCTGTAGGTTTTGTGAACAACGTTACCTACACTGTGGCAAATGTTGTCCTTAAAATCTCACAACTACTTGGGCTTATCTGAATGGAAAGAAACTTTTAGCAAAGAAGTACAAAATTGCCTGTTCAGCGAATATCCAGTTCGCTGGCCATGTTTTTATACATTCTGCCTTTATCTGTTGTTACAAAGAGATTGCCTTTTTGTTCTATTAGCTGTTTCTCTTCCAGCCTCGCAAGATATTTGTTTGCAATTGTTGAGTTAAGGTTTGCCCCGTAAACTATCTGTGTCTTTTTAGCGCCATCCATAGCTATTTTCAGAATGGCAATTGTAATGTCCAACTGACTCCGCCTAATAGTATGCCCCCTGCATTCTATTTTAGTACCACTTAGTTTTGTAATAAAAATGTGTATTACTGATATACCACTATATTCCTACTTTCATATATCATGTATTTAACTCCATCGATTTGTAATTATACTCAGTAAATATGTTACTGAATTAATACTGATGGCTATTGGTTTTATGCTTTTACAGAGCCGGATTATCAGATTTCGAACAACAGTTAAATTTATAATAAATACTGCAATACTGGTAACGTTAATCTCAAGTGCGGGAGTAACCAAGTGGCCAACGGTGGCAGACTCAAGATCTGCTCGCGCAGGCGTTCGGGGGTTCGAATCCCTTCTCCCGCACCACATCAAAGGTGATCTTTTTTGTCCAATCCCATTAATTATGATACT is a genomic window containing:
- a CDS encoding DNA polymerase II large subunit, translated to MGEIVVSEAMREYFEGLESNLHKEIEIANLARSKGRDPKPHVEIPLAKDLADRVENLIGVKGVAEQIRIFDETMSREEGALAIGKAVAEGAVGEFDSKEEAIEAAIRVSVAMLTEGVVAAPIEGIDKVTLGKNDDGSEYIRIYYSGPIRSAGGTAQALSVLVGDYVRRAVGIDRYKPRKEEVERYVEEILLYRRVATLQYTPSEDEIRLIVDNCPICIDGEPTEAEEVEGYRNLDRIETNRVRGGMCLVLAEGLALKAPKVLKHVNKLEMDGWDWLNTLIAGTKTSGDDDGGFVGVKPKDKYLRDLIAGRPVFSHPMRPGGFRLRYGRSRNTSFAAAGISPASMYIMDSFIVSGTQLKVERPGKAAGMAPVDSLEGPTVRLKSGDLIRVDDEQEAIEIHPEVEAIIDIGEILINYGDFLENNHPLVPSSYCFEWWIQEFEKAVENSPYSRDELKNLSQELSLELCEKYNVPLHPAHTHLWHDISVEEYENLASFVSENGVISEDSKMLELPLTLSTDSGIKRILEHLLVLHRLNEEKIIIETPLPFIRCLGLDTDLKKKWTALPEELTETVPVVNELSGLIVRERAPIRIGARMGRPEKSNKRKMSPAPHVLFPIGDSAGNTRKMEAAAGYMSSMNSKVGQIRVEIGNRICPACGTDTFLYRCDCGEFTVPKLFCPRCGIAVQKEECPKCGSKTTCVKMQNINFKEIYQAAFAKVGERENIEVKGVKRMMSGTMTPEPLEKGILRAKHDLYTFKDGTVRYDMSDIPLTHIRADELGIKVEKLIRIGYTEDIYGNKLERDDQVVCLKVQDLVVSYDCGQYLLRTTKYIDDLLEKYYGVEPYYKAEKLEDLVGVMLMGLAPHTSAGVLGRLVGFTKASVGYAHPFFHAAKRRNCDGDEDCVMLLMDGLINFSRDYLPEKRGGKMDAPLVLTTRLDPSEVDKEAHNIDVCDHYPLEFYEATQNYTNPKELESAFDLISSRLGTPDQYEHFMYTHDTTDIAAGPLNSAYKTLGSMVEKMDAQLALADKIRAVDASNVAERVLISHFLPDMFGNLRAFSRQSTRCLKCAAKFRRPPLTGICPKCGGRVILTVHEGAVKKYLKVSKKVAYEYNVSSYTKQRIELLGLDMQSLFENDKSKQTGLLEFM
- the mmp10 gene encoding methyl coenzyme M reductase-arginine methyltransferase Mmp10 (Mmp10 (methanogenesis marker protein 10) is a cobalamin-requiring radical SAM methyltransferase that creates the methylarginine modification to methyl coenzyme M reductase.), whose translation is MEITADVGGNPGIDCKGFCTYCYFKKVKENPPFGCKYCFPFKKGCDYCTRGVRESYSGFKPGQYVFQDLYQRLMTAGDNIDRITISGGGDVSCYPDLMELVANIAQFGLPIHLGYTSGKGFSNGDEAEFFIEYGVTEVSFTVFATDPELRRQYMRDPEPEAALKVLHQFCQHCDVYAAIVLIPGVNDGEVLDRTLSDLEEMGAKGAILMRFANKTEDGLILNNAPVMEGIETHSIEEFVNIVRDADSKYNLRITGTPLEDPLIGSPYAIRNEPEALAKLPEIRKDATILTSRASKDRLQDIFTKLGSAVNVVAVDKDIGCLITIEDMEKLDLTDVKGTVIIPGRAFVHDSETTSVLSRDGVSRFVRRGPEMLTYDGEMSIGLSKEEVLEFEIKGFTELIHEINAIGLAVEE
- a CDS encoding winged helix-turn-helix domain-containing protein, whose protein sequence is MDITIAILKIAMDGAKKTQIVYGANLNSTIANKYLARLEEKQLIEQKGNLFVTTDKGRMYKNMASELDIR
- the mcrB gene encoding coenzyme-B sulfoethylthiotransferase subunit beta, with protein sequence MSDKIDIHDDRGKLLESGVDLMDIAPTRNAAIQNIIKDTKRTVAVNLAGIEKSLKTGAMGGTKKQILGRELEYDIVGNSGAILDAVEKLIKVSDDDDTKVTELGGGKQLLVQIPSVRTMVGADFVSASTVTGAAVVQTIIDMFNTDMFDAPIVKSAVWGSYPQTMDMKGANIASILSIPQNNEGLGYSLRNITTNHVAAITGKKAMNAAALSSIFEQVGMYEMGNAVGPFERHQLLGLAYQGLNANNFVYDIVKENGKDGTIGTVIQSTVDRALEAGVISVDKTAPSGYNFYKANDVSMWNACAAVGQLAATMVNCAAGRAAQNVSSTILYYNDMLEKETGLPGCDMGRAQGTAVGFSFFSHSIYGGGGPGIFNGNHVVTRHSRGFAIPCVCAAVSLDAGTQMFSIEKTSSLVGNVFGSIPEFKEPIKAVAGAL
- the mcrD gene encoding methyl-coenzyme M reductase operon protein D, whose amino-acid sequence is MSDTFSDANYVQLEIFPSRLLKPETAQNLLTEITNLEGIIRLFVHGPRLPQTVPYGPATGMPVNHPGNAVIEVAGQAMELAVYVGSIRMEVVDADVKEQVREVCETVLSVPFEFREGNFIPRRQTVSDYAKRGPGADPIMTGMTDPKGKLKNQPVCILRHDDME